A portion of the Meleagris gallopavo isolate NT-WF06-2002-E0010 breed Aviagen turkey brand Nicholas breeding stock chromosome 16, Turkey_5.1, whole genome shotgun sequence genome contains these proteins:
- the CARHSP1 gene encoding calcium-regulated heat-stable protein 1 isoform X1 translates to MPMPDVEADLSAGAIACFSQASGMSSEPPASASEQSPSSLHSSTSLHLPENRRTRDRSPSPMRGYLIPSPLPTRRTRTYSATVRASEGPIYKGVCKCFCRSKGHGFISPADGGPDIFVHISDIEGEYVPVSGDEVTYKVCTIPPKNEKLQAVEVVITHLAPGTKHETWSGHVISS, encoded by the exons ATGCCAATGCCTGATGTTGAGGCTGATCTCAGCGCTGGAGCCATTGCCT gtttttctcaggcatcaggAATGTCTTCTGAGCCTCCTGCATCAGCCTCGGAGCAGTCCCCCTCCTCTCTGCACTCGTCCACTTCTCTTCATCTGCCTGAAAACCGCAGGACGAGAGATCGCTCCCCATCTCCCATGAGGGGGTACCTCATCCCCAGCCCACTGCCCACGCGGCGCACCAGGACGTATTCAGC AACTGTGAGAGCATCAGAGGGTCCCATCTACAAAGGCGTCTGTAAGTGTTTCTGTCGCTCTAAAGGCCATGGCTTCATTTCCCCTGCAGATGGAGGGCCTGACATCTTCGTACACATTTCTGA CATCGAAGGCGAGTACGTTCCTGTGTCAGGGGACGAGGTCACCTACAAGGTGTGCACCATCCCACCAAAGAACGAGAAGCTTCAGGCCGTGGAGGTGGTCATTACCCACCTGGCCCCGGGCACCAAGCACGAGACCTGGTCGGGACATGTCATCAGCTCCTGA
- the CARHSP1 gene encoding calcium-regulated heat-stable protein 1 isoform X3 has protein sequence MGFSQASGMSSEPPASASEQSPSSLHSSTSLHLPENRRTRDRSPSPMRGYLIPSPLPTRRTRTYSATVRASEGPIYKGVCKCFCRSKGHGFISPADGGPDIFVHISDIEGEYVPVSGDEVTYKVCTIPPKNEKLQAVEVVITHLAPGTKHETWSGHVISS, from the exons gtttttctcaggcatcaggAATGTCTTCTGAGCCTCCTGCATCAGCCTCGGAGCAGTCCCCCTCCTCTCTGCACTCGTCCACTTCTCTTCATCTGCCTGAAAACCGCAGGACGAGAGATCGCTCCCCATCTCCCATGAGGGGGTACCTCATCCCCAGCCCACTGCCCACGCGGCGCACCAGGACGTATTCAGC AACTGTGAGAGCATCAGAGGGTCCCATCTACAAAGGCGTCTGTAAGTGTTTCTGTCGCTCTAAAGGCCATGGCTTCATTTCCCCTGCAGATGGAGGGCCTGACATCTTCGTACACATTTCTGA CATCGAAGGCGAGTACGTTCCTGTGTCAGGGGACGAGGTCACCTACAAGGTGTGCACCATCCCACCAAAGAACGAGAAGCTTCAGGCCGTGGAGGTGGTCATTACCCACCTGGCCCCGGGCACCAAGCACGAGACCTGGTCGGGACATGTCATCAGCTCCTGA
- the CARHSP1 gene encoding calcium-regulated heat-stable protein 1 isoform X2 has product METTCLSTLQTTYGFSQASGMSSEPPASASEQSPSSLHSSTSLHLPENRRTRDRSPSPMRGYLIPSPLPTRRTRTYSATVRASEGPIYKGVCKCFCRSKGHGFISPADGGPDIFVHISDIEGEYVPVSGDEVTYKVCTIPPKNEKLQAVEVVITHLAPGTKHETWSGHVISS; this is encoded by the exons gtttttctcaggcatcaggAATGTCTTCTGAGCCTCCTGCATCAGCCTCGGAGCAGTCCCCCTCCTCTCTGCACTCGTCCACTTCTCTTCATCTGCCTGAAAACCGCAGGACGAGAGATCGCTCCCCATCTCCCATGAGGGGGTACCTCATCCCCAGCCCACTGCCCACGCGGCGCACCAGGACGTATTCAGC AACTGTGAGAGCATCAGAGGGTCCCATCTACAAAGGCGTCTGTAAGTGTTTCTGTCGCTCTAAAGGCCATGGCTTCATTTCCCCTGCAGATGGAGGGCCTGACATCTTCGTACACATTTCTGA CATCGAAGGCGAGTACGTTCCTGTGTCAGGGGACGAGGTCACCTACAAGGTGTGCACCATCCCACCAAAGAACGAGAAGCTTCAGGCCGTGGAGGTGGTCATTACCCACCTGGCCCCGGGCACCAAGCACGAGACCTGGTCGGGACATGTCATCAGCTCCTGA
- the PMM2 gene encoding phosphomannomutase 2, producing the protein HGKLLLLTSFCLVAVVEKFDYVFPENGLVAYKDGKFFSKQNIQGHLGEDVLQDVINYCLSYIAKIKLPKKRGTFIEFRNGMLNVSPIGRSCSQEERIEFYELDKKEHIREKFVADLRREFAGKGLTFSIGGQISFDVFPDGWDKRYCLGIIAEDGYKTIYFFGDKTMPGGNDYEIFTDSRTEGHSVTSPQDTRRICEELFFN; encoded by the exons CACGGGAAGTTACTGCTATTGACGTCTTTCTGTTTGGTTGCAGTGGTTGAAAAGTTTGACTACGTGTTTCCAGAGAATGGCCTCGTGGCGTACAAAGATGGGAAGTTCTTCAGCAAGCAG aacATTCAGGGTCACCTGGGTGAGGATGTGCTTCAAGATGTTATCAACTACTGCCTGAGTTACATTGCAAAGATTAAACTGCCGAAAAAAAG GGGGACTTTTATTGAATTCCGAAATGGGATGTTAAATGTGTCCCCCATTGGAAGAAGCTGTAGCCAGGAAGAACGAATTGAGTTCTATGAACTTGATAAG aAGGAGCATATAAGAGAAAAATTTGTAGCTGATTTACGAAGAGAATTTGCAGGAAAAGGCCTCACATTTTCTATAG GAGGCCAGATAAGCTTTGATGTGTTCCCAGATGGCTGGGACAAGAGGTACTGCTTAGGAATCATTGCAGAAGATGGGTACAAgactatttatttctttggagataAGACTATGCCA GGTGGGAACGATTATGAAATTTTCACAGACTCCAGAACTGAAGGCCACAGCGTTACGTCCCCGCAGGATACAAGAAGAATCTGTGAAgagctgttttttaattaa